The Candidatus Manganitrophaceae bacterium region CTTCTTGAGGAACTGCACCGCCAACAACCAGTTGCCCCGATCTAGGGCCAGCACCGCCTTGTTCACAAATTTCTCAGATTCTTTCCGCATACGGATCGAACTCCCTCCAACCTTCTGGCTCTAATTATAGACGATAATTGGAATTATGGTTGGCCTCTTTGCCTCTGCACAATTTTTTTCCTGCGCTCTTCTGGGACAGAGACGCTTTGCCAAATTGTGCGTCACTCACAGCCTCTTAATCCGGCGGTCTGCATCTCTTTTTTTGGCCAAAAAAGATAAAACATCAACAAGGAGATACCGACCGTAATCGCCGAATCGGCGACATTAAACGCCGGCCAATGAAATCGGCCGATATAGAAGTCGAGGAAATCAACCACCTCTCCCAATCGCAGCCGGTCGATGAGATTCCCGATCGCCCCCCCGAAGAGAAGAGAGATCGCCAGCAAATTGGAAGTATCTTCTTTGGGTGTTTGAGCAAAAAAGAAGAGAAGAAGAGAGAGTGCAATCACGGAAATAATAAAGAAGAAGATAGAACGGAAGCCCGCACTCTGATCTGCAAAGAATCCGAAGGCGGCCCCCGGATTTCGGATGTAGGTCAGAGAAAAGAAATCATGAATCACAATCACAGACTCGTTAAGACGGATCGCTTGCTGAATGTAAAATTTGGTGACTTGGTCCAGAATGATAGTTCCACCCCCGACCAAAGTCAAGAAGATAAGTTTACTCTGGACCTGTACCACGGGAGGTCGCTCCTTCACCGGGGCCATCGGAAATCACCCCTGCACACCGTCCGCAAAGGGTCGGATATTCTGCCTTCACCCCGACATCTTCACGGTAGATCCAACACCGCTCGCACTTGGTTCCTCTGGCAGGCCAAACCTCTATAGCCAGACCTTCCTTAACGGGAGAGATTCCCTCCGGCTTTTTGTCCCAGGGTTGCAGCTCAACCTGTGATACGATAAAAAACGTAGGAAGAAAATTTTTATACCGCTCTAAAAGTTTGTAAAAAGGAAAGTCATGAGCAACCCAAGCATCACCTCTAGCATACAAAATAATACTCGCCTCTAGAGAATTTCCGATCTTCTTTTCCTTGCGCTGCTGTTCTAAGAGACGGGATACTTCTTCTCGAATACTAATCAATTCATTCCAGTGATCTAGGAATGTTTGCTCCGCCGGTTGCAATTTCCTGATCGGGGGGAAGGTGGTCAAATGAACACTCGGCGCCGACTTGAGATCGCTTGGGATAAAGCTCCAAATTTCTTCCGCGGTAAAGGAGAGGATCGGCGCCATCAATCGAACGAGCGTCGTCAGTGTTTCGAGCAGGACCGATTGCGCGGCGCGCCGCTCGGGCGATTTCGCCCCCGATGCATAAAGGCGGTCTTTGAGGATGTCGAGGTAGAAGGCGGAGAGATCGACCGCGCAGAAATTGTTCAGCGCATGAAAGATCAGGTGGAACTCCGCCTCTCCGTACGCCCGCTGGACTTTTTCATTTAAAAGCTGAAGACGATGAAGCGCCCAGCGATCGATCTCCAAGAGATCTTCCTCAGGGACCGGACCGTCCGAGAGATGAAAATCGTAAAGATTGCTGAGAAGGAAGCGGCAGGTGTTCCGAATTTTTCGGTAGGCCTCGACCAATTGGCCGAGGATGTCTTGCGAGATCCGGACGTCCTCCCGAAAATCGGTCGCCGACACCCAGAGCCGGAGGATCTCGGCGCCATATTTATTGATCACCTCCTGGGGGGCCACCACATTGCCGGCCGATTTCGACATCTTCTTTCCGGCGCCGTCGACGACGAAGCCGTGCGTGAGAACCGCGTCATAGGGGGCGCGCCCGTCGGTCTCCAGCGCCGTCAAGAGGCTGCTGTGGAACCAGCCGCGGTGCTGATCCGATCCTTCCAGATAAAGATTGGCCGGCCACTTCAGCTCCGGCCATCGTTTTGAATTTTTTAGAACAGCCGCATGGCTGACCCCCGATTCGAACCAGACGTCGAGAATGTCATGCTCTTGCTGAAACCGACCCCCTTTGCAAGAGGGACAGGCCGTTCCGCTCGGAAGAAGCTCCGAAGCCGACTTCGAAAACCAGAGGTCGCTCCCCCCCTCCTTTTCCATCAGGTCGGCGACGTAATCGGCGATCTCTTTCGAGTAGAGGACCGTCCCGCAGTCGAGGCAATCAAATGCAACGATCGGCACCCCCCAGACGCGCTGGCGCGAGATGCACCAGTCGGGCCGGCTTTGCATCATTCCGAGGATGCGGTCCTTCCCCCACTTCGGAATCCACTCGACGCCGTGTTCAATCGTCTCAATCGCCCGTCGGCGCAGATGATTCTTCTCCATCGAAATGAACCACTGCTCGGTCGCACGGAAGATCACCGGGTTCTTACAGCGCCAGCAGTGCGGATAGGAGTGGGCGATCGCCTCTTCCTTCAAAAGCATCCCGCGCGTTTTCAACAAATCAATAATGGCGCGGTTTGCCTCGAAGACCCTCTGCCCGGCGAATTCTCCCGCCTCGTTCGTAAAACGCCCCTGATTATCGACAGGCGCATAAACGGGAAGATGGTACCGCAGCCCCACTTCATAGTCTTCCTGGCCATGCCCCGGCGCGGTATGAACGCAGCCGGTCCCCTGCTCCAGCGTTACATGCTCGCCCAAGATAACCGGGGCGTCGCGGTCGAGCCAAGGATGGCGGCAGAGCACCCCCTCCAACTCGCTCCCGGCCCAAGCCCCTTCGGTGATTTCATAGGTGCCCGGCTCGAAATGAAAGCGCTTCATGCAGGCGTCGATCAATTTCTCCGCCAGGATGAGCTCACCCGCCGGTGTTTTAACCAATCGGTAAGTGAACGAGGGATGAAGGGCGATCGCTTCATTGGCGACGAGGGTCCAGGGGGTCGTCGTCCAGATGACGACGAACGTCTCTCCATCCGGCCGGACGGCAAACTTTCCTTTCGGATCTTTGACCGAAAACTTCACATAGATCGACGGCGAAGTATGATCGGCGTATTCGACCTCCGCTTCGGCAAGCGCCGTCTCATCGACCGGACACCAGAGAACCGGCTTCTTCCCCTTGTAGACCCCTCCCGCGGCGACCACCTTGCCGAACTCCCGGACGATCGCCGCCTCGTAATCGGGGGTCATCGTGAGATAAGGGTGCTCCCAGTCGCCGAGGACACCGAGCCGTTTGAACTCCTCCCGTTGAATCTGAACGAACTTTTCCGCATACTCCCGGCAGCGCTTCCGGATCTCGGTCTTGCTCATCCCCTGCTTCTTGGGGCCAAGCTCTTTGAAGACCTGATGCTCGATCGGAAGACCATGGCAATCCCAACCGGGAACATAAGGGGCCGAGCGGCCGCTCATTGCTCGCGATTTGACGACAAAATCTTTTAGAATTTTATTGAGTGCATGGCCGATATGGATGTGGCCGTTGGCATAGGGAGGGCCGTCGTGAAGGATGTACTTCTCGTGCCCGGCGTGCTCGCGCTGAATGCGCTCGTAGAGCCGATCATTTTCCCACTGCGCCAGCTGCTCCACCTCTCGTTGCGTGAGGTTGGCCCGCATCGGAAAATCGGTCTTCGGAAGATGCAAACTTTGCTTATAATCGGCTTTCTTTTCCATAAAATAGTGCCCCGATAGTAACATTGGTCCTATAGGTTGTCAACGATTCTTAATGTCTAGAAACAGGATCGGACGCGGGCAAAAACGGCCTCATTCTCGGCCGTTTTTAAGCTGTTGTTTGCGGATGAAATCGACCGCCTCGGGCCGGCCGTGAACCCGACCGGAGAGCTGTTCTTCTCGAAGCAGCGCCAGACATTTTCCGACCTCCGGTCCGGGAGAAAGACCGAGGAGCTCCATCACCTCGCCACCCGAGAGAAGCGGCGGGGGAACCCGCGAGCGCTCTGCGCTGAGCGCCTCCATTCCGCGGATCCGCTCTCTGAGCCGATGATAGTACACCAGCTGCGGCGCGCCGGCGGGAGGAATCGTCGCACTGCCGTCGCAGAAGATCAGCTGCAGCAACTTGGCTCCCGGCCGATACGGCGTCAGGAAGTTTTTTTCAATTGTGGCGGCCCGCAGCTGATCGACCTCGCCGTGCACCAGAATCAAATGTTTTTCGATCAACCAGGCAAGCGCCTCTTCATCGACATGATACCGGCTCCCCTTGGCATAGCTCGACAGCTTCAGCCGTCCGGAAATCTCCCGTGCCAGCCGCGCGCCGACCTGATCATGGTTGTTGAACCGAATCCGATCGACCCCGTGCCGCTCCGGTGTTTGGAGCGTGTACGGCTTGCCGATGTCGTGAAAGAGGACGGCAAGCGCCGTCTCCGCGTCATAAGTATGACCAAACTCTTCCTGGAAAGCGGGCGATGCAAGGATAGAGAGGGCGAGGCGGGTGTGGGTCCAGACATCTCCCTCTGTATGGTACATCTCCGGCTGGGGGCATCCTTTCATCCGGAGAAGCTCCGGAATCAGCTCCCGAAAGGCGCCGCTCTCATCCCAGAGGTCGAACGCCCGAACCGGATCGGAGACGACCGCTTTCACAAATTCTTTTGCGACGATCTCGCGCGGAACCACCGGGGTGCCCTCTTCGCGAACGGCGCTGAGGGCGGAGATTCCGCCGCAGAGCGCCCGCCAGGTTTTCTCTTCCAGATCGAAGCCGAACTGACAGGCAAAGCGCAACCCGCGCAGCAGACGGGAGGTATCCTCGGCAAAGCGCTGCGCCGGCTCCCCGACCGCCCGAAGCAGACCGGACTTCAGATCGGCGACGCCGCCAAAGGGATCGATCAGCCGCTTCTGTTTTAAATCGGCCGCGATGGCGTTGACGGTAAAATCGCGCCGGCGCAGGTCCTCTTCCACCGGCAGCTGCGGATCGCTCTGAACCTCAAAGTCCCGGCGACCGCCCCCCTTCATAAAAGAGCGCTCCGTCCGCGGCAGGGCAATATCGATCGGCTCTTCTAAACCGAGGCCCTTCGGCATGAATTTATAAACCCCGAAGCTCTTTCCGACCCAGTTGACCTTTCCATAAGATCGAAGAAATTCTTTTAACGCTTCGGCGGGAATCCCCCGGATTAAAAAATCATAATCCTTCGTCTCCCGCCCCAGAAGAAGATCTCGAACCGCGCCGCCGACCAGGTAGATTTCTCCTGCCGGAAAGCGCTCCTCCAGCGCCGCCAAGAAGGGAAATAATGCCCGTGCCTGATCCAACCGACGCCAGAGAAGCTCGATGAAGATTTCCATCCCCTTATAATAGAAGGCTTCTCTTTTTTCCGCAAGACGATCCAATCGCGATAGAAAATATTTTCTTTCATGGAGATCTATGCTATAATCCCTTCTCTTTTTAATGGTGAGTGTAGCTCAAGGGCAGAGCACTGGATTGTGGATCCAGGGGTTGGGGGTTCGAAACCCCTCACTCACCCCAGACATACCGATACGCGGACAGACTCACTCGAGTTCTTCTTCTCATTCCGTCGTTCGAACGGCACCTCCGTCAAACAAACCTGCCCTTTAAATAATTCAGAGAGGCCAGATTAGATTCATGTCGACCGAAATCAAATCAGACCAGGTTCTTGACTGCAAAGGGATGAAATGTCCCATGCCGATCTTAAAAACCAAAATGGCTTTGGAAACGCTTCGCGTGGGACAAATTTTAGAAATGATTGCGACCGACAAAGGGTCGAAGCCCGATATAGGGGCGTTCATCGAGCAAACCGGCCATGCGTTGCTCTCGATGAATGAGCACAATGGCGTCTACACCTATTACATTCAGAAGACGAAGTAAAAATGGATCATCACTTAAAGGAAATCCTCGGCCCGGAGATGGAAGAGCGGCTCCAGGCGCTCATTGATGCACGCGTCGAAGAGAAACTCGCCTCTCTCCTCGGAGAGGGTGAAAAGGAACGTTCTCGGAAAAAGAAGCGACTGGCGATCATTGTTTC contains the following coding sequences:
- the lspA gene encoding signal peptidase II — translated: MAPVKERPPVVQVQSKLIFLTLVGGGTIILDQVTKFYIQQAIRLNESVIVIHDFFSLTYIRNPGAAFGFFADQSAGFRSIFFFIISVIALSLLLFFFAQTPKEDTSNLLAISLLFGGAIGNLIDRLRLGEVVDFLDFYIGRFHWPAFNVADSAITVGISLLMFYLFWPKKEMQTAGLRGCE
- the ileS gene encoding isoleucine--tRNA ligase; translated protein: MEKKADYKQSLHLPKTDFPMRANLTQREVEQLAQWENDRLYERIQREHAGHEKYILHDGPPYANGHIHIGHALNKILKDFVVKSRAMSGRSAPYVPGWDCHGLPIEHQVFKELGPKKQGMSKTEIRKRCREYAEKFVQIQREEFKRLGVLGDWEHPYLTMTPDYEAAIVREFGKVVAAGGVYKGKKPVLWCPVDETALAEAEVEYADHTSPSIYVKFSVKDPKGKFAVRPDGETFVVIWTTTPWTLVANEAIALHPSFTYRLVKTPAGELILAEKLIDACMKRFHFEPGTYEITEGAWAGSELEGVLCRHPWLDRDAPVILGEHVTLEQGTGCVHTAPGHGQEDYEVGLRYHLPVYAPVDNQGRFTNEAGEFAGQRVFEANRAIIDLLKTRGMLLKEEAIAHSYPHCWRCKNPVIFRATEQWFISMEKNHLRRRAIETIEHGVEWIPKWGKDRILGMMQSRPDWCISRQRVWGVPIVAFDCLDCGTVLYSKEIADYVADLMEKEGGSDLWFSKSASELLPSGTACPSCKGGRFQQEHDILDVWFESGVSHAAVLKNSKRWPELKWPANLYLEGSDQHRGWFHSSLLTALETDGRAPYDAVLTHGFVVDGAGKKMSKSAGNVVAPQEVINKYGAEILRLWVSATDFREDVRISQDILGQLVEAYRKIRNTCRFLLSNLYDFHLSDGPVPEEDLLEIDRWALHRLQLLNEKVQRAYGEAEFHLIFHALNNFCAVDLSAFYLDILKDRLYASGAKSPERRAAQSVLLETLTTLVRLMAPILSFTAEEIWSFIPSDLKSAPSVHLTTFPPIRKLQPAEQTFLDHWNELISIREEVSRLLEQQRKEKKIGNSLEASIILYARGDAWVAHDFPFYKLLERYKNFLPTFFIVSQVELQPWDKKPEGISPVKEGLAIEVWPARGTKCERCWIYREDVGVKAEYPTLCGRCAGVISDGPGEGATSRGTGPE
- a CDS encoding CCA tRNA nucleotidyltransferase → MEIFIELLWRRLDQARALFPFLAALEERFPAGEIYLVGGAVRDLLLGRETKDYDFLIRGIPAEALKEFLRSYGKVNWVGKSFGVYKFMPKGLGLEEPIDIALPRTERSFMKGGGRRDFEVQSDPQLPVEEDLRRRDFTVNAIAADLKQKRLIDPFGGVADLKSGLLRAVGEPAQRFAEDTSRLLRGLRFACQFGFDLEEKTWRALCGGISALSAVREEGTPVVPREIVAKEFVKAVVSDPVRAFDLWDESGAFRELIPELLRMKGCPQPEMYHTEGDVWTHTRLALSILASPAFQEEFGHTYDAETALAVLFHDIGKPYTLQTPERHGVDRIRFNNHDQVGARLAREISGRLKLSSYAKGSRYHVDEEALAWLIEKHLILVHGEVDQLRAATIEKNFLTPYRPGAKLLQLIFCDGSATIPPAGAPQLVYYHRLRERIRGMEALSAERSRVPPPLLSGGEVMELLGLSPGPEVGKCLALLREEQLSGRVHGRPEAVDFIRKQQLKNGRE
- a CDS encoding sulfurtransferase TusA family protein; the protein is MKSDQVLDCKGMKCPMPILKTKMALETLRVGQILEMIATDKGSKPDIGAFIEQTGHALLSMNEHNGVYTYYIQKTK